The following proteins are co-located in the Halocatena salina genome:
- a CDS encoding S9 family peptidase: MAYDIERYLAIRSASRPSFGPNGQIAFLMDTTGVSQVWCLTEPQGWPQQLTFHTESVTFASFSPTRDELVYGMDDGGNERWQLFRLSDDGSEEVNLTRHPDAIHQWGGWSHDGEHIAFTANRRSRDRFDGYVQHRASTDADLVIDGSDADLLSIVGWSPDDERLLAHEVHSNRNHDLHCFDRSSGETRLLTDPDREVRYPSVAWGPDGEDIYATTDWATDTLELATLDPETGKVTVVYEGGNWNVSDVRVDHDSRTLALARNVEGYSDLSLFELDSDQDLQPLVTLDGPDGVLSGLSFGPDGEQIAAAISASTANANVFVFDRGGAYTQWTDAATAGIPPETFRMPELVRFDSFDGLEIPAFLTLPERDDGPFPVIVDIHGGPEAQRRPSFRALRQYFVDNGYVVFEPNVRGSSGYGRTYMDLDNVERRMDTVRDIKAGVEWLTDREEIDASRVVAVGGSYGGFMVLASLTEYPELWAAGVDIVGIANLVTFLENTGPWRRQHREAEYGSLQETEFLESISPINSIENITAPLFVLHGENDPRVPVEEAEQIASEASEHVPTETLIFEDEGHGISKLENRITAYRRIVSFLDEHVS, translated from the coding sequence ATGGCGTATGATATCGAACGGTATCTTGCTATCCGGAGTGCTAGCAGGCCGTCGTTCGGTCCAAACGGACAGATTGCCTTTCTCATGGACACCACCGGCGTTTCACAGGTGTGGTGTCTCACCGAGCCACAGGGATGGCCTCAACAGCTCACGTTCCACACGGAGTCAGTCACGTTCGCATCGTTCTCACCGACGCGCGATGAACTCGTGTACGGCATGGACGACGGTGGCAACGAACGGTGGCAGCTATTTCGACTGTCGGATGATGGTAGCGAGGAGGTGAATCTCACCCGCCATCCCGATGCGATCCACCAGTGGGGTGGATGGAGCCACGACGGCGAGCACATCGCATTTACGGCCAATCGACGCTCACGAGACCGCTTCGATGGCTACGTCCAGCACCGCGCCAGCACGGACGCCGACCTCGTTATCGACGGATCGGATGCAGATCTCCTCTCCATCGTGGGTTGGAGTCCGGACGATGAACGTCTTCTCGCTCACGAAGTTCATTCGAACCGGAATCACGATCTTCACTGTTTCGATCGTTCCTCCGGTGAGACGAGACTGCTCACTGACCCAGACAGGGAAGTCCGATATCCGTCGGTCGCATGGGGTCCTGATGGAGAGGATATATATGCCACGACCGATTGGGCGACTGATACGCTCGAACTCGCGACGCTCGATCCGGAGACAGGCAAGGTAACCGTGGTGTATGAAGGAGGTAATTGGAACGTTTCCGATGTCCGTGTTGATCACGACTCACGGACGCTTGCTCTCGCCCGCAACGTCGAAGGATACTCTGATCTTTCGTTGTTCGAACTCGATTCAGACCAAGATCTACAGCCGCTTGTCACTCTCGACGGTCCTGATGGCGTGCTTTCGGGGCTGTCGTTCGGTCCCGACGGCGAACAGATCGCAGCTGCCATCTCGGCATCGACAGCGAACGCGAACGTTTTCGTCTTCGATCGGGGTGGAGCGTACACCCAGTGGACGGACGCTGCGACGGCGGGCATTCCACCAGAGACGTTTCGTATGCCTGAACTCGTCCGGTTTGACTCCTTCGATGGACTCGAGATCCCTGCGTTTCTCACGCTCCCCGAAAGAGACGACGGACCGTTTCCAGTCATCGTCGACATCCATGGCGGACCCGAAGCCCAACGCCGTCCATCGTTTCGTGCGCTCCGCCAATACTTCGTGGACAACGGATACGTGGTGTTCGAACCGAACGTTCGGGGTTCCTCAGGATACGGGCGAACGTACATGGATCTCGACAACGTGGAACGGCGAATGGACACCGTTAGGGACATCAAAGCAGGCGTCGAGTGGTTGACCGATCGCGAGGAAATCGACGCCTCCCGAGTGGTCGCTGTTGGGGGATCATACGGTGGATTCATGGTGCTTGCATCGCTCACCGAGTACCCGGAGCTGTGGGCCGCTGGCGTCGATATCGTCGGTATTGCCAATCTCGTTACGTTCCTCGAAAACACTGGGCCGTGGCGTCGTCAGCACCGCGAAGCCGAATATGGATCGCTACAGGAAACGGAGTTTCTCGAATCCATTTCTCCGATCAATTCGATCGAAAACATCACTGCTCCCCTTTTTGTCCTCCATGGCGAAAACGATCCTCGTGTTCCTGTAGAAGAGGCCGAACAGATCGCCAGTGAAGCGAGCGAACACGTTCCGACTGAAACGCTCATCTTCGAGGACGAAGGCCACGGGATCAGTAAGCTCGAGAACCGCATTACTGCCTACAGGCGCATTGTTTCGTTCCTCGATGAACACGTGTCTTGA
- a CDS encoding SagB/ThcOx family dehydrogenase, which yields MTREASAQRYHDRTRQTPESFRTSDFQLDLENKPHPYKIYEKLRSVSLSSTIRPPQIPTLRAITGNGQPSSMLSSPDRETITQLCYFATGITKTIQRGGHSIPFRAAACTGALYHVELYVICGPLPGLDAGVYHFDPRTLSLDLLRTGDFRGVCGPTAPFVMVPTTVWWRNAWKYRARTYRHAFWDSGTILANLLAVAHALELPAHVETGFVDEQIAELLGIDIDDEAPIALVPIGAPKDAQAVTKPPALEPIDPETRSDLPVEYELIREAYTASMLPDTAAVRTWRTNSTSLSNGDAVSPGTRHQIDLTPVGDERAVKTPLHWTIRRRGSCREYVRDSLSFSKISTILDRSIRDVPLDVGDSGPLRFSDPYLIINDVQTVQNGAYQYHPETGSLERLRAGTFRSEAAHLALDQQLAADAALCLFFLADLDAVTGCLGDRGYRVAQLEAAITAGRLYLGTYAHRDLGGTGLTFYDDEITAFFSPRAKGQTPMFLWTLGRPA from the coding sequence ATGACACGGGAAGCATCGGCACAGCGCTATCACGATCGGACGAGGCAGACACCGGAATCTTTTCGAACCAGCGATTTTCAGCTTGATTTAGAGAACAAGCCTCATCCGTACAAGATCTACGAGAAACTCCGATCGGTGTCTCTGTCGTCGACGATTCGGCCGCCACAGATTCCGACACTGCGGGCGATCACCGGTAATGGACAGCCATCTTCGATGCTGTCCTCTCCTGACCGAGAGACGATCACTCAACTGTGTTATTTCGCCACAGGCATCACGAAAACGATCCAACGAGGCGGACATTCGATTCCGTTTCGTGCAGCGGCGTGTACCGGCGCGCTCTATCACGTAGAACTGTACGTGATCTGTGGTCCTCTTCCTGGTCTCGATGCCGGTGTGTATCATTTCGATCCGCGCACGCTCTCGCTCGATCTACTCCGAACTGGAGATTTTCGCGGCGTGTGTGGACCGACAGCCCCGTTCGTGATGGTTCCGACCACGGTATGGTGGCGAAACGCGTGGAAATACCGCGCGCGAACGTATCGGCACGCGTTCTGGGATTCGGGAACTATCCTTGCCAATCTGCTCGCCGTTGCTCACGCGCTCGAACTGCCGGCGCACGTAGAGACCGGTTTCGTCGACGAACAGATCGCCGAACTGCTCGGAATCGATATCGACGACGAGGCTCCGATCGCCCTCGTCCCCATCGGAGCCCCAAAAGACGCCCAAGCGGTGACCAAACCTCCAGCACTCGAACCGATCGATCCGGAGACGCGCTCGGACCTTCCTGTCGAATACGAGCTGATTCGGGAAGCGTACACCGCCTCGATGCTTCCGGATACGGCTGCTGTCCGGACATGGCGAACGAATAGCACTTCCCTGTCCAACGGAGATGCGGTCTCACCGGGTACACGACATCAGATCGATCTTACGCCCGTCGGGGACGAACGTGCGGTGAAAACGCCGTTACACTGGACGATCCGACGGCGGGGATCCTGCCGGGAGTACGTCCGTGATTCCCTTTCGTTTTCCAAGATATCGACGATTCTCGACCGTTCGATTCGAGATGTTCCGTTAGATGTCGGCGACTCCGGACCACTCCGATTCAGTGATCCGTATTTGATCATCAACGACGTACAAACCGTTCAAAACGGAGCCTATCAGTACCATCCCGAGACTGGCTCGCTCGAACGCCTTCGAGCAGGAACGTTTCGCAGCGAGGCTGCTCACCTAGCCTTAGATCAGCAACTCGCAGCTGACGCCGCCCTTTGTCTGTTTTTCCTCGCCGACCTCGATGCTGTTACTGGATGTCTAGGTGACCGCGGTTACCGAGTTGCCCAACTCGAAGCGGCGATCACTGCCGGACGGCTCTACCTTGGGACGTACGCCCACCGGGACCTCGGGGGAACCGGTCTCACGTTTTACGACGACGAGATCACCGCCTTCTTCAGCCCACGAGCTAAAGGTCAAACGCCGATGTTCCTTTGGACGCTCGGTCGACCTGCTTGA
- a CDS encoding DUF7503 family protein, with amino-acid sequence MSDGRIATRVAKHPKLISGLLTGLLVLSQVGMVAADWHPAGP; translated from the coding sequence ATGTCCGATGGTAGAATCGCGACGCGTGTGGCAAAGCATCCAAAACTGATCAGCGGTCTTCTGACTGGACTTTTAGTCCTCTCACAGGTCGGTATGGTCGCTGCCGACTGGCACCCTGCTGGGCCGTAG
- a CDS encoding metal-dependent hydrolase gives MSIAESFHEQPLGWVVMHRRGHIGITLLGLSPVLYFLLPDRPFLALLTLGVFVIEPLPDYDQRITRLEHRKTSHSLLTAGIIGCLCACFGWVVGSYVTVPAADWLLSIVASEDTPLAWAATRLGALGPLTLAFVGVWVGTGGVLLHLAGDIITVSGIQPLLPFSERTISVSSLYADDKTANLGFFLLGWLAILVVSFVTTPLGDAVRAIGGLVFESGT, from the coding sequence ATGTCGATCGCTGAATCGTTTCATGAACAGCCACTGGGGTGGGTGGTGATGCACCGTCGCGGGCACATTGGGATCACGTTGTTGGGGCTTTCTCCGGTGTTGTATTTCCTGTTGCCCGATCGACCATTTCTTGCCTTATTGACACTCGGTGTGTTCGTTATCGAGCCGTTGCCGGACTACGACCAGCGGATCACGCGACTCGAACACCGCAAAACGAGTCATTCGTTGCTGACGGCCGGTATTATCGGTTGTCTGTGTGCGTGTTTTGGTTGGGTGGTCGGATCGTACGTGACCGTACCAGCCGCCGACTGGTTGTTGTCGATCGTCGCTAGCGAGGACACCCCTCTGGCGTGGGCTGCCACCCGGTTGGGAGCACTCGGTCCCCTGACGCTCGCATTCGTGGGGGTATGGGTTGGCACTGGAGGCGTATTGTTACACCTTGCTGGCGACATCATCACGGTGTCTGGTATCCAGCCATTGCTTCCGTTCTCTGAGAGAACGATCTCCGTATCATCGCTGTACGCAGACGATAAGACGGCAAACCTCGGGTTCTTTCTGCTCGGCTGGCTAGCAATCCTCGTCGTTTCGTTCGTCACCACTCCGCTTGGTGACGCCGTCCGTGCGATCGGCGGATTGGTCTTCGAAAGTGGGACATGA